The following are encoded in a window of Chitinophagaceae bacterium genomic DNA:
- a CDS encoding ABC transporter ATP-binding protein, with translation MKTYRRLMRFAKPYRYFVVPFFVFTLIAAFFSVFQFTLLIPLLNFLFDHHTAESMKQYATAPAFSFSASYFKDLFYYQVYHLKTMNPVYALYFMSALIVLAVILTNLFRYLAQRSMINSRTLLVKRIREAIFEKMNHLHMGYFTKEHKGDLISRMNSDVFEIEAVAANSLEVLFKEPYMMIAYFIALFTISVKLTLFTLLIIPISAVGIAMVTKKLRKEAADMQSSIGRLLTIIDESLMGMRIIRSFNATGFILKRFSRENDFYRKASLQGFKKRELAPAFSEVSGVIVVAGILIYGGSMILENQGVNSPGALQASEFIAFIAIFSQVIRPAKAMVVALANIQRGEASGKRILEVLDTRIEVADHPDAVTLRSFNNEIEFNNVCFGYSDKPVLQDISFTLEKGRTLALVGPSGVGKSTIADLLPRFYDVTTGSITIDGKDIRNYTMESLRSQMSFVTQDIILFNDSIFNNIALGKPDASEEDVMRAAKIANAHDFIMETENGYQTNIGDRGVRLSGGQRQRISIARAVFKNPAILILDEATSALDTESERSVQDALNNLMQGRTTLVIAHRLSTIQEADEILILQDGQIMERGNHFELIGIEESIYRRLTLMQKIA, from the coding sequence ATGAAGACCTACCGCCGACTGATGAGATTTGCAAAGCCGTACCGGTACTTTGTTGTTCCCTTTTTTGTTTTCACGTTGATAGCTGCTTTTTTCAGCGTATTCCAGTTCACGTTACTCATTCCGTTGCTGAATTTCCTGTTTGATCATCATACGGCAGAAAGCATGAAGCAGTATGCCACAGCGCCTGCATTCTCTTTCTCGGCTTCCTATTTTAAAGACCTTTTCTACTACCAGGTATATCATTTAAAAACAATGAACCCGGTATATGCACTGTATTTCATGTCGGCACTGATCGTGCTGGCAGTGATACTCACCAACCTGTTCCGGTACCTGGCCCAGCGCAGTATGATCAATTCCCGGACGCTTTTAGTGAAGCGGATACGGGAAGCCATTTTTGAGAAGATGAACCACCTGCACATGGGCTATTTTACCAAAGAGCATAAAGGGGACCTCATTTCCCGGATGAACTCGGATGTTTTTGAGATCGAAGCGGTGGCGGCCAACTCACTGGAAGTATTGTTCAAGGAACCGTACATGATGATCGCGTACTTCATTGCTTTGTTTACCATTTCAGTAAAGCTCACTTTATTCACCCTGCTCATCATCCCCATATCAGCTGTTGGCATTGCCATGGTCACAAAAAAATTGCGCAAGGAAGCCGCGGATATGCAATCCTCCATCGGCCGCCTGCTCACCATCATCGACGAGAGCCTGATGGGGATGCGCATCATCCGGTCATTCAATGCCACCGGCTTCATCTTAAAAAGGTTCAGCCGGGAAAATGATTTTTACCGTAAGGCAAGTTTACAGGGCTTTAAAAAAAGAGAACTGGCACCGGCATTTTCAGAAGTATCGGGTGTGATCGTGGTGGCAGGCATACTGATCTATGGCGGCTCGATGATCCTGGAGAACCAGGGTGTTAATTCCCCCGGCGCCCTCCAGGCAAGTGAATTCATTGCTTTCATTGCCATCTTTTCGCAGGTGATCAGGCCGGCGAAAGCCATGGTGGTTGCGCTGGCCAATATCCAGCGTGGCGAAGCATCGGGCAAAAGGATCCTGGAAGTACTGGATACCAGAATTGAAGTGGCCGATCATCCGGATGCGGTAACACTAAGGTCGTTCAACAATGAAATTGAGTTTAATAACGTCTGCTTTGGGTATTCAGACAAACCGGTTTTGCAGGATATATCTTTCACCCTTGAAAAAGGCAGAACGCTTGCCCTGGTAGGTCCCTCCGGCGTGGGTAAATCAACCATTGCCGACCTGTTGCCCCGTTTTTATGACGTTACAACCGGCAGCATTACCATCGACGGAAAAGACATCCGCAACTATACCATGGAATCATTGAGGAGCCAGATGAGTTTTGTTACCCAGGATATCATCCTGTTCAATGACAGCATCTTCAATAATATTGCGCTGGGCAAACCCGATGCCAGCGAAGAAGATGTGATGCGGGCAGCTAAAATTGCCAATGCCCATGACTTCATAATGGAAACTGAAAATGGGTATCAAACCAATATCGGCGACAGGGGTGTACGCCTGTCGGGCGGCCAGCGCCAGCGCATCAGTATTGCCCGTGCTGTTTTTAAGAACCCGGCGATATTGATCCTGGATGAAGCCACTTCGGCCCTCGATACCGAATCGGAAAGATCGGTGCAGGATGCATTGAATAACCTGATGCAGGGAAGGACCACCCTGGTGATCGCACACCGGCTGAGTACCATCCAGGAAGCCGATGAGATATTGATCCTGCAGGATGGGCAGATAATGGAACGAGGCAATCATTTTGAACTGATCGGGATCGAAGAAAGTATTTACAGGCGGCTTACCCTGATGCAGAAGATCGCCTGA
- a CDS encoding glycosyltransferase family 4 protein, translating into MAPEILQTFLGDCNIWHAPFQSGRVIVPQKNKRIKVLLTIHDLNCLHEGRTPKEQRDSLNKTQRLIDRSDAIVCISHHCKSDVLAHMDVHNKPVHVIHNGTHNVTIPPATPAGYKPSGPFIFTMGYVNRKKNFHTLVPLLKNTEFEMVVAGKLDDADYVNRMRILARKLGVSERLHVLGPVSEEDKAWYFKNCQAFILPSLAEGFGAPVVEAMKFGKPIFLSNLTSLPEIGGDVSFYFSSFEPDHMQQVFDDGMVEYQRNGLAKRIVARGNQFSWQEKAMDYLNVYRSLL; encoded by the coding sequence ATGGCACCTGAAATTCTTCAAACCTTTTTGGGGGATTGTAATATCTGGCATGCGCCTTTTCAGTCGGGAAGGGTCATTGTACCCCAGAAGAATAAAAGGATAAAAGTATTGCTTACCATTCATGATCTCAATTGCCTGCATGAGGGCCGAACACCAAAAGAACAGCGGGACAGCCTGAATAAAACCCAACGCCTGATCGACCGGAGCGATGCCATAGTTTGCATCTCTCATCACTGCAAATCGGATGTGCTTGCACATATGGATGTACATAACAAGCCGGTGCATGTGATCCATAATGGCACACACAATGTAACAATTCCCCCTGCAACACCGGCTGGTTATAAGCCCTCCGGGCCTTTTATATTTACCATGGGCTATGTGAACCGGAAAAAGAATTTTCATACGCTGGTGCCGCTTTTAAAGAACACGGAATTTGAAATGGTGGTGGCCGGTAAGCTGGATGACGCAGATTATGTAAACCGCATGCGCATCCTGGCCCGGAAACTGGGTGTTTCTGAAAGGCTGCATGTGCTTGGACCGGTTTCGGAAGAAGACAAAGCATGGTATTTTAAAAACTGCCAGGCATTCATACTGCCTTCGCTTGCGGAGGGCTTTGGAGCGCCGGTGGTGGAAGCCATGAAATTCGGGAAGCCGATCTTCTTGTCCAATCTCACTTCTTTGCCTGAGATCGGCGGAGATGTTTCATTTTATTTCAGCAGTTTTGAACCGGATCATATGCAGCAGGTCTTTGATGACGGAATGGTTGAATACCAACGCAACGGGCTGGCAAAACGGATCGTTGCCAGGGGCAATCAATTCAGTTGGCAGGAGAAGGCAATGGATTACCTGAACGTTTACAGGTCGTTGCTGTAG
- a CDS encoding alpha/beta hydrolase — MKLKIQALLPLALLFFVASCSKDDTNTGGGPASIAAKTTLNVSYGVDPLQKMDIYLPANRTVTGTKVIILIHGGGWTQGDKNDFNVAIDTLKKRLPDYAIFNINYRLATVGANLFPTQEMDVKAAVEFIYGNRSTYLVSDKFVLMGASAGGHLSLLQGYKYTSPVKIKAVVDFFGPTDMADLYNNPGSYPAAAIFLLMGGTTPATNPTLYQQSSPLTYATATSCPTIILQGGLDPLVNATTQSLALKNKLTTAGAVNEYVFYPTGGHGDWDVATYTDAYNKIQVFLAANVQ; from the coding sequence ATGAAACTGAAAATACAGGCATTGCTCCCCCTTGCACTCTTATTTTTCGTTGCGTCCTGTTCAAAAGACGATACGAATACGGGTGGAGGCCCCGCCAGCATTGCTGCCAAAACCACTTTAAATGTTTCTTACGGGGTAGACCCGCTGCAGAAAATGGATATCTACCTGCCTGCCAACCGCACCGTTACCGGTACCAAAGTGATCATCCTGATCCATGGCGGCGGCTGGACACAGGGAGATAAAAATGATTTTAATGTTGCGATCGATACCTTGAAGAAGCGGCTGCCCGATTATGCCATTTTCAACATCAATTACCGGCTTGCCACGGTTGGAGCAAATCTCTTCCCCACCCAGGAAATGGATGTAAAAGCGGCTGTTGAATTCATTTACGGCAACCGCAGCACGTACCTGGTGAGTGATAAATTTGTTTTGATGGGCGCCAGCGCCGGCGGGCACCTGTCGCTGCTGCAGGGATATAAATATACCAGCCCGGTGAAGATAAAAGCGGTTGTTGATTTCTTCGGCCCAACCGACATGGCAGATCTGTATAATAATCCAGGCAGTTACCCTGCCGCTGCCATTTTTCTTTTGATGGGTGGAACAACTCCCGCAACCAACCCAACCCTGTACCAGCAATCAAGCCCGCTAACCTATGCCACTGCCACCAGTTGCCCGACAATTATTTTGCAGGGGGGCCTGGATCCGCTGGTGAATGCAACCACCCAATCGCTGGCATTGAAGAATAAATTGACCACGGCCGGAGCCGTTAATGAATATGTATTCTATCCAACAGGCGGCCATGGCGACTGGGATGTTGCCACATACACGGATGCCTACAATAAGATACAGGTATTCCTGGCTGCAAACGTTCAGTAA
- a CDS encoding glycosyltransferase family 4 protein has product MKRIIFDCERMKYPDTGLFHYCLNLGNHLATYNTPGEEEITFYSPNPAAKFFDPGSKLINQYELHKLRMPSLKRYGIWHATYQDSYYLPFRNKQIKVVLSIHDLNFMYDDSKPEGKKQKYLRRLQMLINRADVIICVSEYSKKDVSFYCDTNNKPVHVIHNGTNTLTEPRLGTCSYQPLKPFIFSLGTMNHKKNFHTLLPLVQQHKDMELVIAGRRDDNNYHNFILDTAEKMGIHDNLRLVGSISEAEKSWYFNNCCAFAFPSNAEGFGLPVTEAMSVGKPIFLSQRTALPEIGGDVAFYFQNFSAAHMKETFVAGMKRYKRFNMKEDIIKKGKEYCWDHAAQEYWKIYRSLY; this is encoded by the coding sequence ATGAAAAGGATCATTTTTGACTGCGAAAGAATGAAGTACCCCGATACCGGTTTGTTTCATTACTGCCTGAACCTGGGCAATCACCTGGCAACGTATAATACCCCCGGCGAAGAAGAGATCACTTTTTACAGTCCGAACCCGGCCGCAAAGTTTTTTGATCCCGGTAGCAAACTTATCAACCAGTATGAACTTCATAAGCTCCGGATGCCATCATTAAAAAGATACGGGATCTGGCATGCCACATACCAGGACAGTTATTACCTGCCGTTCAGGAATAAACAGATCAAAGTTGTACTGAGCATACACGACCTGAATTTTATGTACGACGATTCAAAGCCGGAAGGAAAAAAGCAAAAATATCTCCGGCGCCTGCAGATGCTCATCAACCGTGCCGATGTGATCATCTGCGTGAGTGAATACAGCAAAAAAGATGTGAGCTTTTACTGCGACACCAACAACAAGCCGGTACATGTGATACACAACGGAACCAATACGCTTACTGAACCCAGGTTGGGTACTTGCTCTTACCAGCCTCTCAAACCCTTTATCTTTTCATTGGGCACCATGAATCACAAAAAGAATTTTCATACCCTGTTGCCGCTGGTACAGCAGCACAAGGATATGGAACTGGTTATTGCAGGCAGGAGGGACGACAACAATTATCACAACTTCATCCTGGATACGGCCGAAAAAATGGGGATCCACGATAACCTGCGCCTGGTGGGATCCATATCAGAAGCTGAGAAATCCTGGTATTTCAATAACTGCTGTGCTTTTGCATTTCCGTCCAATGCCGAGGGTTTCGGGCTACCTGTTACCGAAGCAATGTCGGTGGGCAAGCCGATATTCCTGTCGCAACGCACGGCCTTGCCCGAGATCGGCGGCGATGTGGCCTTTTACTTCCAGAATTTTTCGGCTGCACATATGAAAGAGACCTTTGTTGCCGGCATGAAGCGATACAAAAGGTTTAACATGAAAGAGGACATCATAAAAAAAGGGAAAGAGTATTGCTGGGACCATGCCGCACAGGAATACTGGAAAATATACCGTTCACTTTACTGA
- a CDS encoding GNAT family N-acetyltransferase codes for MQLNWVFRKFDELSAAELYAIIRLRNEVFVVEQNCVYQDADGKDPRCWHLAGWDQENLVAYTRIIPPGLSYNEASIGRVVTSPRYRGTGAGRELMKQSISKAFSQFGCTGIRIGAQLYLTGFYQSLGFIQTGDEYLEDGIPHIEMVLSK; via the coding sequence ATGCAGCTGAACTGGGTTTTCAGGAAATTTGATGAGTTGTCGGCAGCCGAATTGTATGCCATTATCCGGCTACGAAACGAGGTCTTCGTGGTAGAGCAGAACTGTGTATACCAGGATGCGGATGGCAAGGACCCCAGGTGCTGGCATTTGGCCGGCTGGGACCAGGAGAACCTGGTAGCTTATACCCGTATCATACCCCCCGGCTTAAGTTATAATGAAGCCAGTATTGGCAGGGTGGTTACTTCTCCCCGGTACCGGGGAACAGGTGCCGGCCGGGAGCTCATGAAGCAAAGCATCAGCAAGGCCTTCAGCCAGTTCGGCTGCACCGGAATAAGGATCGGGGCACAACTTTATCTGACCGGGTTTTACCAGTCGCTGGGTTTTATACAAACCGGTGATGAATACCTGGAGGATGGCATACCTCATATTGAGATGGTCCTCAGCAAATAA
- a CDS encoding replication-associated recombination protein A encodes MLTSLPPLAERLRPSTLDDLVGQQHLTGKGSILRKAIEQGKVPSMILWGPPGVGKTTIANIIANTLNVPFYTLSAISSGVKEVREVIDLAKKQSNVILFIDEIHRFNKGQQDALLGAVEKGIITLIGATTENPSFEVNSALLSRTQVYILKALDEKDLINLLQHAIQNDEALKTKKIELKETEALINISGGDARKLLNLLELVTDSLGSNAVITDDIVMEIAQQRIALYDKKGEQHYDIISAFIKSIRGSDPNAAVYWLARMIEGGEDVKFIARRMLILASEDIGNANPNALLLANATFDAVNKIGYPESQLILSQCAIYLASSAKSNSATTAIGAALGAVREHGDLSVPLHIRNAPTKLMKREGYGKGYEYSHNYDNNFSPQEYLPGEISGTSFYQPGRNLREEELRKFLKMLWKDKYKY; translated from the coding sequence ATTTTGACTTCACTCCCTCCCCTCGCCGAACGCCTTCGCCCTTCCACTTTAGATGACCTGGTGGGCCAGCAGCACCTTACCGGCAAGGGAAGCATATTGCGCAAGGCCATTGAGCAGGGAAAGGTTCCCAGCATGATCCTGTGGGGGCCGCCGGGCGTGGGTAAAACCACCATTGCCAACATCATTGCCAATACGTTGAATGTTCCTTTCTATACACTCAGTGCCATTTCCTCCGGGGTAAAAGAAGTACGGGAAGTGATCGACCTTGCAAAAAAACAAAGCAATGTCATACTGTTCATTGATGAGATACACCGCTTCAACAAAGGCCAGCAGGATGCATTGCTCGGGGCTGTGGAAAAAGGCATCATCACATTGATCGGCGCTACTACCGAAAACCCTTCCTTTGAAGTGAACAGCGCCTTGCTGAGCAGGACCCAGGTGTATATACTGAAGGCGCTCGATGAAAAAGACCTCATCAACCTGTTGCAACATGCTATACAGAATGATGAAGCGTTGAAAACAAAAAAGATAGAACTAAAGGAGACCGAAGCGCTGATCAATATTTCCGGCGGTGATGCAAGGAAATTACTGAACCTGCTGGAACTGGTGACGGATTCTCTGGGCAGCAATGCGGTGATCACCGATGATATTGTGATGGAAATTGCCCAGCAGCGCATTGCCCTATATGATAAAAAAGGCGAACAGCATTACGACATCATCTCTGCCTTCATCAAATCCATCCGTGGCAGCGACCCCAATGCAGCCGTGTACTGGCTGGCACGCATGATCGAAGGCGGCGAAGACGTGAAGTTCATTGCCCGCCGGATGCTGATACTGGCCAGTGAAGACATCGGGAATGCCAACCCCAATGCGCTGTTACTTGCCAATGCAACTTTTGATGCAGTCAACAAAATAGGTTACCCCGAATCGCAACTGATCTTATCCCAGTGTGCCATTTACCTGGCCAGCAGCGCTAAAAGCAATAGCGCCACAACAGCCATCGGCGCTGCCCTGGGTGCGGTAAGGGAACATGGTGATCTTTCGGTTCCCTTACACATACGCAACGCCCCCACCAAACTGATGAAGCGGGAAGGCTATGGAAAAGGCTATGAGTATTCGCACAATTACGACAATAATTTCTCGCCGCAGGAATACCTGCCCGGTGAAATCAGCGGCACTTCTTTTTACCAACCAGGTAGAAATTTACGGGAAGAAGAACTGCGGAAATTCTTAAAGATGTTGTGGAAGGATAAGTACAAATATTAA